The genomic window CTGGCACTGCATGAAATCCTGACCACGCTGGCGGTGTTCACCAGCCTGTACACGGTGCTGCTGATCATCGAGATCAAGCTGATGCTGAAGGCGATCCGCAAGGGCCCGGACGACATCCTGCCCACGCTGCAGGCCGACATCCGCCCTGTTTCCCCCACTGCCGTTGCCCCCGGCCAGGCCTGAGGCAGGAGAATCCAGATGGAATTCATTGCACTTGATTACACCACGCTCCGCGTGATCTGGTGGCTGCTGCTCGGCATCCTGCTGGTCGGCTGGGCCGTGATGGACGGTTTCGATCTTGGCGTCGGCACCCTGCTGCCGTTCGTGGCCAGGACCGATGAGGAACGCCGGCTGGTGATCAACACCGTCGGTCCGGTCTGGGAAGGCAACCAGGTCTGGCTGGTGCTCGGCGGTGGCGCGATCTTCGCCGCATGGCCGCCGCTGTACGCGGTCAGCTTCTCCGGCTTCTACCTGGCGGTGTTCGCGATGCTGTTCGGGCTGATCCTGCGCCCGGTGGGCTTCAAGTACCGCAGCAAGCTGCCGTCCAAGCGCTGGCGCGACAACTGGGACCGCGTGCTGTTCGTCGGTGGCCTGCTGCCGGGCCTGATCGCCGGCGTCGCGGTGGGCAACGTGCTGCTCGGCGTGCCGTTCCACTTCGATGACACGCTGCGCGTGACCTACACCGGTTCGTTCTTCGGCCTGCTCACGCCGTTCGCGCTGGTGGCCGGCCTGATCAGCGTGGCCATGCTGGTTTCGCACGGCGCGGCCATGCTGGTGATCAAGACCGACGGCCCGGTGGCCGAGCGTGCGGCGCGCTATGGCAGTATCGCGGCCATCATCAGCTTCGTGCTGTTCGCCGTGGCCGGTGCCTGGGTGGCGTTCGGCCTGCCGGGCTACCAGATCACCTCGCAGGTGGTGACCGACGGCCCGACCAACCCGCTGCTGAAGACCGCCGAACTGGGCAGCGCCGCCGGTGGCTGGCTGCGCAACTACAGCAGCATGCCGGCGACCGTGGTGTTCCCGGTGCTGGGCCTGCTGGGTGCGCTGGCAAGCGCGGTGCTGCTGCGCGCACGTCGTGGCGGCCTGGCCTTCATCGCATCGGGTGCATCCATCGCCGGCATCATCCTTACCGTCGGCTTTGCGATCTTCCCGTTCCTGCTGCCGTCCTCCAGCCAGCCCACCTCCAGCCTGACCGTCTGGGACAGTTCGTCCAGCCATCTCACGCTGTGGATCATGCTGCTGGCCACTGCCATCTTCCTGCCCATCGTCCTCGCCTACACCACCTGGGTGTACCGCGTGCTGAAGGGCAAGACGACGGCGGAGGAAATGGGCGACAACCCCAACGCGTACTGATATCCCCACCTGATAGGAGAAACTCGCATGTGGTATTTCGCCTGGATCCTCGGTGCCGGACTGGCTTCGGTCGTGGCCATCCTCAACGGAATGTGGTTCGAAGCCCGCGAAAGCGGCCGTACCGACAAGGAAGTGCACTGAAACTGTAAAAAAGGGTTGCCGATACGGTCTTCACACCGTATTCTTGGCGGCTCCTTCGGGGTGTAGCTCAGTCTGGTAGAGCGCTACGTTCGGGACGTAGAGGTCGCAGGTTCGAATCCTGTCTCCCCGACCACTTCGGTGGTCGCATCGAAGCCTGGTGCAGTCGTCCAGGCTTTTTTGTTCCCCGCAGGAGCCGCTGCCACGGCAGCGATGCAGTACGGCCCTCCCCCTTGCCGCCATCGGGGGAAATGGCTAGAATAGGCGGCTCCCTTCGGGGTGTAGCTCAGTCTGGTAGAGCGCTACGTTCGGGACGTAGAGGTCGCAGGTTCGAATCCTGTCTCCCCGACCACTCCGGTGGTCACCAAGAAGCCTGGAAGACATCACTGTCCTCCGGGTTTTTTTGTATCCGGCGCCCGCAGCGGCGGCCGGCCGGACCGTTCGGGACGGTCCACGTACAATGGCGCCGCTGCCGGGCGACCGCGCCGCACCTCCCCCACCTGCCGCATCGGCACGTACCGATGGCGGCGCTGCACGCCGCTTGCCGGCATGCGCCACCTGCAAGGACCACCGCATGACGTCCCAGACTTCCCCCTCGCCGTCGCTGCTGCACGGACGCGTACTGGCCTTCGCCGCGATCCTGCTGGCGGCGGTCAACCTGCGCACCGCCGTCACCTCGATCACCCCGCTGCTGGACCTGCTGGGCCAGCAGTTCGGCTTCGGCACCACCATGACCGGCGTGCTCGGCATGCTGCCGACCGCCTCGTTCGCGCTGTTCGGGGTCGCCACGCCGGCGCTGGCCCGGCGCCTGGG from Stenotrophomonas sp. 704A1 includes these protein-coding regions:
- the cydB gene encoding cytochrome d ubiquinol oxidase subunit II; translation: MEFIALDYTTLRVIWWLLLGILLVGWAVMDGFDLGVGTLLPFVARTDEERRLVINTVGPVWEGNQVWLVLGGGAIFAAWPPLYAVSFSGFYLAVFAMLFGLILRPVGFKYRSKLPSKRWRDNWDRVLFVGGLLPGLIAGVAVGNVLLGVPFHFDDTLRVTYTGSFFGLLTPFALVAGLISVAMLVSHGAAMLVIKTDGPVAERAARYGSIAAIISFVLFAVAGAWVAFGLPGYQITSQVVTDGPTNPLLKTAELGSAAGGWLRNYSSMPATVVFPVLGLLGALASAVLLRARRGGLAFIASGASIAGIILTVGFAIFPFLLPSSSQPTSSLTVWDSSSSHLTLWIMLLATAIFLPIVLAYTTWVYRVLKGKTTAEEMGDNPNAY
- the cydX gene encoding cytochrome bd-I oxidase subunit CydX produces the protein MWYFAWILGAGLASVVAILNGMWFEARESGRTDKEVH